TTAGCATCAGGTAACACCCCAAAACCTACAGGATTACAAGTTTCGATAGTTTCTGGTAATTCAACTAAAGCTATATCTATATTATCCGGTGCTTTCCAAATTACTTTAGCGTCTATATCCTGCTTATCAGAATAGTCTGATGCTGATCTAATTCGTACTTTACAGTCGTTACTATTATCAAATAGATGCCGACAAGTCAAGAGTAAACGTCCCCCAATTCGATAGGCAGTGCCATACTTAGGGGCAACAATTTCTAAAGCGCGATCGGGTTGGAATTGGGGCATAACTTATCGGATTGATGTAACCTATTCTTCTGGGATGGCGATGGGTTACGCTTCGCTAACCCATCCTACAAATTAACTGCTTTGGGGGCAAGCATTGCGTCCCTAGGGGTATAAAATTCTAATCGGGAATATCATCACTTGCTGTCTTGATAGGTCCTCCATCTTTCCCAATGGGTTTAAGGGGAATTTTAATTCTATGGGTTATCGTATCTTTATTGGTGACACCCCCACCCATTTCTACTACCCAAAATTTCAGCCCACCTTTGCCTTCTTTCGACTGCTCAACCACAAATTGAACCTCTAATTCAATTTCACCCACTTCAAAGCGAATCTGCTCACCCTCAGAGGCTAAAATAGATTTACTCAGTTCAACCCGCAATGCTTCTAAGGTTTCTCGAAGTCCAACTTTATTGATGTCCATAATTCTCTAGTTATTTTTGAAGGATGCAAACAAAAACCCTTTCAATTCTATCGTTTTTCTGAAACTTTAGGGCAGAGAGATTGCCTTTATCCAATTGATATAATAGCCCAACCCGATCGCTAAGGTAAGCGCGGGTTGGGAAAAGAAATCGACCTAATATTATCTCAAGACTAAAATGACAAATTGAATTAGCATCGAGCTATTTTGCTAATACAAGGTGTCAAAATAAAACTAAGGAGCTAAACGTTGCCTTTGCCAACTGCCATCTTCTTGACGATAATAACAGAGACGATCGTGGAGACGACTGGGGCGACCTTGCCAGAACTCGATTAAACTAGGAATTAGGCGAAATCCGCCCCAATGAGGAGGACGGGGAACTTCACGACCCGCATATTCTTCTTTTAGTTCTGCTAGGCGTTTTTCGAGTATATCTCGCCCAGAAATCACTTCACTTTGATTGGAGGCCCAGGCCCCTAAACGAGATTCCCAGGGACGGACAAAAAAGTAATTATCCGATTCCTCCTCGCTGATTTTTTCTACAGTTCCCTCAATCCTAATTTGCCGTTGCAATTCTCCCCACCAAAACACTAGGGCAGCATTGGGATTGGCGATTAATTCCTGTCCCTTGGCGCTTTGGTAGTTGGTAAAGAGAACAAAACCGCGAGGATCGAAGTCTTTTAACAGTACCATGCGGGCCCGGGGTTTACCCTCCGGGGAAATAGTGGCTAAAGTCATAGCGTTGGGTTCCAATCTTCCCGAAGATACCGCCCGTTCTAGCCATTGTTTAAATACAATGAAAGGATCGGCAGATGTTTCTGACTCTAGCAATTCTTCAAGATTGTAGTCCAAGCGCAGGTCAGCGATCGATATGTCCATGGTTTTGCTTGCTAAATTTTATCCTTTGAGATCCTACAAGATTCTACAATCATGACTATCACCTCGGCCAGTGATGCGATCGCCTCTCTTTTAGAAATGGCGGAACAGGGAGAAATTGACCCCTGGGATGTGCAGGTTATCGATGTGATCGATCGCTTTTTGGCAGAATTGGGGTTATTAAATGATCTAGATTTAGCCATGGCCCAGGCTAATTTACCCCAATCGGGACAGGCTTTTTTATGGGCTTCTATGTTAGTTTTATTTAAGGCTGATACCCTAGAAAGATTGTCTTTGGACCAGCAAGAAGAAAGTCTGATTGATGAGGAAATTAGCGACTTAGAACGGGAATTAAGAACTTTACCCCGTTATCTAGAAAATCATATTCGCCGTCGTACTGCCGCCCCACCACCGCGAAAAAGACGGGTAACTTTGCAGGAGTTAATCACTCAATTACAACAGATTGCCCTAGAGATTGAAGCTTTACCGAAACTGTCTGTAGTTGTCCCGAAACCCCGGCCCCAATCCCGACGGGAAGCGGTACAAATTATCACGGAATTGGCCCACCAAGAAAACCTGACGGAATTGGCAGCGGAACTGGACTTTTTTTTGCAGAGAAAGTTTTTTCAATTGGAGAAAAAGGAGATAGAGTTTGAGTATTTATTAGATTTATGGCAAGCGGAAAAGCCTTCTAGTCACTCGGCAACACAGGAAAAGGTGGCGATTTTTTGGGCTTTACTTTTACTGGCTTCTCAATCAAAAGTGGAGTTAAAACAGGAGGATTTTTATCAGGATTTAACTATTTGTTTGATTAGGGTTTG
This portion of the Microcystis aeruginosa NIES-2549 genome encodes:
- the pdxH gene encoding pyridoxamine 5'-phosphate oxidase gives rise to the protein MDISIADLRLDYNLEELLESETSADPFIVFKQWLERAVSSGRLEPNAMTLATISPEGKPRARMVLLKDFDPRGFVLFTNYQSAKGQELIANPNAALVFWWGELQRQIRIEGTVEKISEEESDNYFFVRPWESRLGAWASNQSEVISGRDILEKRLAELKEEYAGREVPRPPHWGGFRLIPSLIEFWQGRPSRLHDRLCYYRQEDGSWQRQRLAP
- a CDS encoding trypco2 family protein; this translates as MDINKVGLRETLEALRVELSKSILASEGEQIRFEVGEIELEVQFVVEQSKEGKGGLKFWVVEMGGGVTNKDTITHRIKIPLKPIGKDGGPIKTASDDIPD
- a CDS encoding segregation/condensation protein A — protein: MTITSASDAIASLLEMAEQGEIDPWDVQVIDVIDRFLAELGLLNDLDLAMAQANLPQSGQAFLWASMLVLFKADTLERLSLDQQEESLIDEEISDLERELRTLPRYLENHIRRRTAAPPPRKRRVTLQELITQLQQIALEIEALPKLSVVVPKPRPQSRREAVQIITELAHQENLTELAAELDFFLQRKFFQLEKKEIEFEYLLDLWQAEKPSSHSATQEKVAIFWALLLLASQSKVELKQEDFYQDLTICLIRVC